A genomic window from Gossypium hirsutum isolate 1008001.06 chromosome D10, Gossypium_hirsutum_v2.1, whole genome shotgun sequence includes:
- the LOC107914874 gene encoding DNA replication complex GINS protein PSF1 — MHGRKAYELVKEFADGEKGHLKIFNNELFERVIEECNEHHNALQSLIRKMQEEGLEVQTARNADHYGALIHHLSLIRNKRCLMAYVYNRAEIIRELAWKVGLLHELPGEIQEKFSDSEEQYFKDHSKSLKSYMSQLSLDVNVDMVPPKDPYIKVRVLEDLGSGIILSDKSANFARHSMHFLKRTDAEQYVARGLMEELTG; from the exons ATGCACGGAAGAAAGGCGTACGAGCTGGTGAAAGAGTTTGCCGATGGTGAAAAAGGGCATCTCAAGATTTTCAAT AATGAGCTGTTTGAACGAGTGATTGAAGAATGCAATGAACATCATAATGCACTTCAGTCATTGATAAG GAAAATGCAAGAGGAGGGACTGGAAGTCCAAACGGCTAGAAATGCAGACCACTATGGAGCACTCATTCACCACCTTTCTCTAATTCGCAACAAGCGTTGCCTAATGGCATATGT GTACAACCGAGCAGAAATTATAAGAGAGTTGGCATGGAAAGTAGGTTTGCTTCATGAACTTCCAGGTGAAATTCAGGAAAAGTTCAGTGACTCAGAAGAACAGTATTTCAAAGATCATTCTAAGTCTTTGAAATCATACATGTCACAACTGAGCCTTGATGTGAATGTG GATATGGTGCCTCCAAAAGATCCCTACATCAAGGTAAGGGTGCTTGAAGATTTGGGTAGTGGAATAATTCTCAGTGATAAATCTGCCAATTTTGCTCGTCACTCAATGCACTTTCTCAAACGAACTGATGCCGAGCAATACGTTGCACGG GGCTTAATGGAGGAGCTGACAGGCTGA